The region ACAGTTTGCGCCGGTTCTGGCTCCACAGGGCAATCGCCTCTCTCATGATCTCGGAAATGTTCTTGGACGTGGACTTTGTCAGCTTTTCCAGCGCCCTCTTCTCGTCGTCGTTGATGCGCAGTGAAATGATATTCTGCAGTTGCTCGGTCTTCTCCTTTTTCTTTCTCAGGCTCCTTTTGGACGGCTTCGGGTCCCTGGTGACCGCATTCCTTGGGTATGACATGATTTTCTCCTTTGCAGGGTAGTCTCCGCCGGGGAAACTCCGGAGGAAAACGGGGGTGAACGTGCCGGCGGCTGCGGGCCGCCGACGACTCGGGCCGTGCGTTACGCGCCTCCTTGGCGTGGCGGCCGGCATGGGACGGCACCGGGCCGCCGGCCGCTGGGGGACGAACGAAGAGATCCCCGGCGGAAGGGCGGCAGGGGGCGCGGTCCATGGCGGCCAGCGGCATGATGCGGCGGGAAGGGTGGGGGGTGATTGCGGGCAGATCGTGCGTACATGATACCTCCGGCGTTTCAGGCTGCGCCGGGGTAAATAAAAAAAGACCTTTACCCACGGCATAGGAATACGGTGGATAAAGGTCTTGCTTGCGATGGATATCGTTCCCGGTCCGAGCCTTGCGGCTGTGTTGACGAACACGGGATCAACCATGTCTCCGGTTGATAGCTACTCCCCTTTACGAGGCCCGAAGTGTAAGGGCACTGCCGGTTTCATGTCAAGCTATTTTTGTGCGCCGCTGTTTTTTCGGGACGGATTGCCTGCTGCCGGTGGCGGCCCCGTGGCGGGCCTTTCAGCTTGGTGGCACCGGCGTACTGGTGCTGCCGGTGCCGCCGCTGTCGCTGGGAATGGGGGTGCCGGTGCTAGGGGGGGAACTGGGAACGGGGGTGCCGGGGCCGGTGCCGCTGCTGTTGATCATGCTGTAGGAGGATATGGCGATGCCCCCCGCTCCCGTGACCGTGGCAAAGGATACGGTGGCGACGGGGCCGCTGCCGGATACCGCCCTGTTACTGACCATGGCGATCCTGATGG is a window of Geobacter sp. FeAm09 DNA encoding:
- a CDS encoding ribbon-helix-helix protein, CopG family encodes the protein MSYPRNAVTRDPKPSKRSLRKKKEKTEQLQNIISLRINDDEKRALEKLTKSTSKNISEIMREAIALWSQNRRKLCLD